Proteins encoded by one window of Vigna radiata var. radiata cultivar VC1973A chromosome 5, Vradiata_ver6, whole genome shotgun sequence:
- the LOC106762437 gene encoding DExH-box ATP-dependent RNA helicase DExH15 chloroplastic, whose protein sequence is MATNTHFILTLQPRYPFSLSSSSSASSFPFLPTNTALSFSHLRFGYLPLSLNFRASFSFKSPTSTISAFSDAEEDEEEEEEEDEEDEEEEDEDDGVAADEYDDLSADASEEDAGVFARHDGFKWQRVEKLCNEVREFGADIIDVEELASIYDFRIDKFQRQAILAFLRGSSVVVSAPTSSGKTLIAEAAAVATVARGRRIFYTTPLKALSNQKFREFRETFGDSNVGLLTGDSAVNKDAQVLIMTTEILRNMLYQSVGNVSSRSGLVNVDVIVLDEVHYLSDISRGTVWEEIVIYCPKVVQLICLSATVANPDELAGWIGQIHGKTELVTSSKRPVPLTWHFSMKNSLFPLLDEKGTQMNRKLSFNYLQHQAAGAKPYKDDWSRKRNSRKRGTRFSYDSDDSMFEQRSLSKNDINAIRRSQVPQVIDTLWQLQSRDMLPAIWFIFSRKGCDAAVQYLESCKLLDECESSEVELALKKFGKQYPDAVRESAVKGLLQGVAAHHAGCLPLWKAFIEELFQRGLVKVVFATETLAAGINMPARTAVISSLSKRGDSGRIALSSNELLQMAGRAGRRGIDESGHVVLIQTTSEGAEEGCKVLFAGLEPLVSQFTASYGMVLNLLAGVKAIQWSNESGNTKPSTGRTLEEARKLVEQSFGNYVSSNVMLAAKEELNKIEKEIELLMSETTDEAIDRKTREALAPRQYKEIAELLEDLRSEKRVRTKLRKQVEAKRMSALKPLLEETESGHLPFLCLQYRDAEGVEHSIPAVFLGKVDSLNASKLKTMISSVDSFALNLAEAEPSVADSALNKDIKPSYHVALGSDNTWYLFTEKWIKTVYGTGFPNVSLGQGDARPREIMSTLLDNGDMNWDKLSQSEHGGLWFMEGSLDTWSWSLNVPVLSSLVENDELLLKSQDYKDAIECYKEQRNKVSRLKKKISRSEGYKEYFKIIGAVKFVEEKIKRLKNRSKRLINRIEQIEPSGWKEFMQVSNVIHEIRALDINTHVIFPLGETAGAIRGENELWLAMVLRNKILLDLKPAQLAAVCASLVSVGIKVRPWKNNSYIYEPSATVTKFITLLDEQRNALLALQDKHGVTISCCLDNQFCGMVEAWASGLTWREIMMDCAMDDGDLARLLRRTIDLLVQIPKLPDIDPLLQRNAKAASAVMDRPPISELVG, encoded by the exons ATGGCCACCAACACTCATTTCATCCTCACACTCCAACCACGTTaccctttttctctttcatcttcttcttccgcTTCTTCTTTCCCATTTCTTCCAACTAACACcgctctctctttctctcaccTTCGCTTTGGATATCTTCCTCTTTCCCTCAATTTCCGTGCCTCCTTCTCCTTTAAGTCCCCTACCTCAACCATTAGCGCATTCTCCGACGCCGAGGAGGacgaagaagaggaagaagaagaagacgaagaagacgaagaagaagaagatgaagacgaCGGCGTTGCTGCCGACGAGTACGACGACTTATCTGCTGATGCTTCCGAGGAAGACGCTGGTGTGTTCGCTCGCCACGACGGATTCAAGTGGCAGAGAGTCGAGAAGCTCTGCAACGAAGTCAGGGAGTTCGGCGCGGATATCATCGACGTCGAAGAGCTGGCCTCCATCTACGATTTTCGTATCGACAAGTTTCAG CGGCAGGCGATACTGGCGTTTCTGAGAGGCTCCTCGGTAGTGGTTTCTGCTCCGACGAGCAGCGGGAAGACGCTGATTGCGGAAGCGGCGGCGGTGGCTACGGTTGCTAGGGGACGGCGAATATTCTACACGACGCCGCTCAAGGCGTTGTCCAATCAGAAGTTTCGGGAATTCCG TGAGACTTTTGGTGACAGTAATGTTGGCCTTCTTACGGGTGATTCTGCTGTGAACAAGGATGCTCAGGTTTTGATTATGACCACGGAGATATTGCGCAACATGTTGTACCAGAG TGTTGGCAATGTTTCTTCTAGAAGTGGACTTGTGAATGTTGATGTGATTGTTTTGGATGAAGTTCATTATCTTAGTGACATATCTCGCGGTACAGTCTGGGAGGAGATT GTTATTTATTGCCCAAAAGTAGTTCAACTAATTTGCCTGTCAGCAACTGTTGCAAATCCAGATGAGTTGGCTGGCTGGATTGGTCAG ATTCATGGTAAAACTGAATTGGTAACATCCTCAAAACGCCCAGTTCCATTGACTTGGCATTTCTCTATGAAGAATTCCTTATTTCCACTTCTTGATGAGAAAGGAACGCAAATGAACAG GAAGCTGTCATTCAATTATTTACAACATCAAGCTGCAGGAGCTAAACCTTACAAAGATGATTGGTCTAGAAAGAGGAACTCTCGGAAACGGGGAACACGCTTTAGCTATGATAGTGATGATAGCATGTTTGAACAACGTTCTCTTTCAAAGAATGACATAAATGCCATACGTCGATCTCAA GTTCCTCAAGTAATTGATACATTATGGCAACTTCAGTCCAGGGATATGCTGCCAGCTATTTGGTTTATTTTTAGCAGGAAGGGTTGTGATGCAGCTGTGCAATATCTTGAAAGCTGCAAACTTTTAGATGAGTGTGAATCAAGTGAGGTTGAACTAGCCTTGAAGAAGTTTGGCAAGCAATATCCTGATGCTGTCAGAGAATCAGCTGTAAAAGGACTTTTGCAAGGGGTTGCCGCACATCATGCTGGATGTCTACCTTTGTGGAAGGCATTCATAGAAGAGTTGTTTCAAAGAGGACTTGTTAAAGTTGTTTTTGCTACAGAAACCTTGGCTGCTGGAATTAATATGCCTGCTAGAACAGCTGTTATTTCATCTCTCAGCAAAAGGGGTGACAGTGGGCGTATAGCATTAAGCTCAAATGAACTGCTTCAGATGGCTGGGCGTGCTGGACGCAGAGGCATTGATGAGAGTGGTCATGTAGTTCTCATCCAAACTACTAGCGAAGGAGCTGAGGAGGGCTGCAAAGTTCTGTTTGCTGGACTAGAGCCTCTAGTGTCTCAGTTTACTGCTTCATATGGGATGGTTTTGAATCTTCTTGCTGGTGTGAAAGCCATTCAGTGGTCAAATGAATCAGGTAACACGAAACCTTCCACGGGAAGAACTTTGGAAGAAGCTAGGAAATTAGTTGAGCAAAGTTTTGGGAATTACGTTAGTAGCAATGTAATGCTGGCTGCTAAAGAGGAACTtaataaaattgagaaagaaattGAGTTGCTTATGTCAGAAACTACTGATGAAGCTATTGATAGAAAAACCAGGGAGGCCTTAGCACCACGGCAATACAAGGAAATTGCAGAATTACTGGAAGATTTAAGATCAGAAAAGCGTGTTCGGACTAAGTTGCGTAAACAGGTGGAAGCAAAGAGAATGTCTGCCCTGAAACCTTTGTTGGAGGAGACTGAAAGTGGACACTTGCCATTTTTATGCTTGCAGTATAGAGATGCTGAAGGAGTTGAACATTCAATTCCTGCTGTGTTTTTGGGGAAGGTTGACTCCCTTAATGCTTCAAAACTCAAAACTATGATTTCTTCTGTTGATTCTTTTGCATTGAATTTAGCAGAAGCAGAGCCAAGTGTTGCAGATTCTGCACTGAATAAAGATATTAAACCTTCATACCATGTGGCTCTTGGTTCAGATAACACTTGGTATCTATTTACAGAAAAGTGGATTAAGACAGTATACGGGACAGGCTTTCCTAATGTTTCATTGGGTCAAGGGGATGCTCGACCTCGAGAAATTATGAGCACCCTACTTGATAACGGTGATATGAATTGGGATAAGCTTTCTCAATCCGAGCATGGTGGTTTATGGTTCATGGAAGGATCTCTTGATACATGGTCTTGGAGCTTGAATGTTCCTGTTTTGAGTAGCTTGGTGGAAAATGACGAACTACTACTAAAGTCTCAAGATTATAAAGATGCCATTGAATGTTACAAAGaacaaagaaataaagtttCACGGTTGAAGAAAAAGATATCTCGTAGTGAAGGctataaagaatattttaaaattataggcGCAGTGAAGTTTGTTGAGGAGAAAATCAAGCGCCTGAAGAATAGATCTAAACGTTTGATTAATAGGATTGAACAGATTGAACCCTCAGGTTGGAAGGAGTTTATGCAGGTTAGCAATGTCATTCATGAAATCAGAGCTTTAGATATCAATACACATGTTATATTTCCACTTGGTGAAACCGCTGGTGCAATTCGAGGAGAAAATGAGCTATGGCTTGCGATGGTTCTTCGCAATAAAATTTTACTAGATCTAAAACCTGCGCAGCTCGCAGCAGTGTGCGCAAGTTTGGTGTCCGTGGGTATCAAAGTCCGACCCTGGAAGAATAACAGTTACATTTATGAGCCTTCTGCAACTGTAACgaaatttataacattattaGATGAACAAAGAAATGCCTTATTGGCATTGCAGGACAAACATGGGGTTACAATCTCTTGCTGTTTGGATAACCAGTTTTGCGGCATGGTTGAGGCCTGGGCTTCTGGGTTGACAT